In Anomalospiza imberbis isolate Cuckoo-Finch-1a 21T00152 chromosome 10, ASM3175350v1, whole genome shotgun sequence, the following proteins share a genomic window:
- the TRIM59 gene encoding tripartite motif-containing protein 59 codes for MEQLEEELTCPICCDTFVEPRVLPCSHTFCGPCLRGLPQPGPGLRCPSCRALVAVPAAGLEALPINFALKAVIEKCQQEERAGARAGMCRAHPRQPLNIYCLQDRRLVCGQCLTVGKHRGHAIDDLQSAYRKAREASGQLLGELADPSRSAVFSCSERLREQKAQCQSTLQGDREAVLKYFEELGDVLEHKKTALLSALDELDSHISETYDPLIEEVEKLKLEESELKELHSALQKEESPLLFLEKMSELQLRLHALRLRQLPQPEAVEIHPRMKKVLQDTWSATPIGQVHMICTPKLHLAHKSQRCGKQTASKLLTVLPMIVASLVLLWQKDQHALLLIMITCMLLWY; via the coding sequence atggagcagctggaggaggagctCACCTGTCCCATCTGCTGCGACACCTTCGTGGAGCCGCGGGTGCTGCCGTGCTCGCACACCTTCTGTGGGCCGTGCCTGCGGGGCCTCCCGCAGCCCGGCCCGGGCCTGAGGtgccccagctgcagggctctggtGGCCGTGCCCGCTGCCGGGCTCGAGGCGCTGCCCATCAACTTCGCCCTCAAGGCCGTGATCGAgaagtgccagcaggaggagcGGGCCGGGGCCAGGGCCGGGATGTGCAGGGCCCACCCGCGGCAGCCGCTGAACATTTACTGCCTGCAGGACCGGCGGCTGGTGTGCGGCCAGTGCCTCACCGTCGGCAAGCACCGCGGGCACGCCATCGATGACCTCCAGAGCGCCTACAGGAAAGCCAGGGAGGCTtcggggcagctcctgggggagctggcaGATCCATCCCGCTCCGCGGTGTTCTCGTGCTCCGAGAGGCTGCGGGAGCAGAAGGCCCAGTGCCAGAGCACCCTGCAGGGTGACAGGGAAGCTGTGCTGAAGTATTTTGAGGAACTTGGTGATGTCTTAGAGCACAAAAAAACAGCTCTGCTGAGTGCACTGGATGAACTCGACAGCCACATTTCGGAGACATACGATCCCCTCATCGAGGAGGTGGAAAAACTGAAGTTAGAAGAGAGTGAGCTAAAGGAGCTGCACTCGGCTCTTCAGAAGGAGGAGTCCCCGCTGCTTTTCCTGGAGAAGATGAGCGAGCTGCAGCTGCGGCTCCACGCTCTCAGACTGAGGCAACTCCCGCAGCCTGAAGCTGTGGAGATCCATCCTAGGATGAAGAAGGTGCTGCAGGACACGTGGTCTGCAACTCCAATAGGGCAGGTGCACATGATCTGCACGCCAAAGCTACACCTGGCTCACAAAAGCCAACGCTGTGGAAAGCAAACAGCATCTAAACTCTTGACTGTTCTTCCGATGATCGTGGCTTCACTCGTGTTGTTATGGCAGAAGGATCAACATGCTCTTCTGCTGATCATGATTACATGTATGTTGTTATGGTACTAG
- the KPNA4 gene encoding importin subunit alpha-3 isoform X2: protein MADNEKLDNQRLKNFKNKGRDLETMRRQRNEVVVELRKNKRDEHLLKRRNVPHEDICEDSDIDGDFRVQNTSLEAIVQNASSDNQGIQLSAVQAARKLLSSDRNPPIDDLIKSGILPILVHCLERDDNPSLQFEAAWALTNIASGTSEQTQAVVQSNAVPLFLRLLHSPHQNVCEQAVWALGNIIGDGPQCRDYVISLGVVKPLLSFISPSIPITFLRNVTWVMVNLCRHKDPPPPMETIQEILPALCVLIHHTDVNILVDTVWALSYLTDAGNEQIQMVIDSGIVPHLVPLLSHQEVKVQTAALRAVGNIVTGTDEQTQVVLNCEALSHFPALLTHPKEKINKEAVWFLSNITAGNQQQVQAVIDANLVPMIIHLLDKGDFGTQKEAAWAISNLTISGRKDQVAYLIQQNVIPPFCNLLTVKDAQVVQVVLDGLSNILKMAEEEAETIANLIEECGGLEKIEQLQNHENEDIYKLAYEIIDQFFSSDDIDEDPSLVPEAIQGGTFGFNSSANVPAEGFQF from the exons ATGGCCGACAACGAGAAGCTGGACAACCAGCGCCTCAAGAACTTCAAGAACAAAGGCCGCGACCTGGAG ACTATGAGAAGACAAAGAAATGAAGTTGTTGTGGAGTTGAGAAAG AACAAAAGAGATGAACATCTCCTAAAGAGAAGGAATGTACCCCATGAAGATATCTGTGAGGATTCTGATATAGATGGGGACTTCAGAGTG CAAAACACTTCTTTGGAGGCAATAGTACAg aATGCTTCAAGTGACAACCAGGGTATTCAGTTAAGTGCTGTGCAGGCAGCAAG GAAGCTGCTGTCCAGTGACCGCAATCCACCCATTGATGACCTAATAAAATCAGGAATATTACCTATCTTAGTGCACTGTCTTGAGAGAGATGACAA tcCTTCCTTACAGTTTGAAGCTGCGTGGGCTCTGACAAACATTGCCTCTGGAACCTCGGAGCAAACCCAGGCTGTAGTTCAATCCA ATGCTGTGCCGCTTTTCCTGAGACTGCTGCATTCACCTCATCAAAATGTTTGTGAGCAAGCAGTGTGGGCTTTAGGAAATATCATAG GTGATGGACCCCAGTGTAGAGATTATGTCATTAGTCTTGGAGTAGTGAAGCCCCTGCTGTCCTTCATCAGCCCCTCCATCCCCATCACCTTCCTCAGGAACGTCACCTGGGTCATGGTCAACCTGTGCCGCCACAAAGACCCCCCTCCACCGATGGAAACCATCCAGGAG ATCCTGCCAGCGCTCTGTGTTTTAATTCACCACACGGATGTAAAT ATCTTGGTAGACACAGTCTGGGCACTCTCCTATCTCACGGATGCTGGCAACGAGCAGATCCAGATGGTGATCGACTCTGGGATTGTCCCTCACTTGGTTCCTCTCCTCAGCCACCAGGAGGTCAAAGTCCAG acGGCTGCGCTGAGAGCTGTGGGCAACATCGTCACCGGCACCGACGAGCAGACACAGGTGGTTCTCAACTGTGAAGCTCTCTCACATTTCCCAgcacttctgacacatcccaaagaaaaaattaataag GAAGCAGTGTGGTTCCTATCTAACATCACTGCAGGAAACCAGCAGCAAGTCCAGGCAGTAATAGATGCAAACCTTGTTCCAATGATAATCCATCTTCTAGATAAG ggggattttgggactCAGAAGGAAGCTGCTTGGGCAATAAGCAACTTAACAATTAGTGGGAGAAAAGACCAG GTGGCTTACTTAATTCAACAAAATGTAATTCCTCCCTTTTGCAATTTGCTGACAGTAAAAGATGCACAAGTTGTGCAAGTGGTTCTGGATGGACTAagtaatatattaaaaatggcTGAAGAGGAAGCAGAAACCATAGCCAATCTTATAGAAGAGTGTGGAG GCCTGGAGAAAATTGAACAGCTACAAAACCATGAAAATGAAGACATCTACAAACTGGCTTATGAGATCATTGACCAGTTCTTCTCCTCAGATGAT ATTGATGAAGATCCAAGCCTTGTTCCAGAAGCAATCCAAGGCGGAACGTTTGGTTTCAATTCATCTGCCAATGTACCAGCAGAAGGGTTCCAGTTTTAG
- the KPNA4 gene encoding importin subunit alpha-3 isoform X1, translated as MADNEKLDNQRLKNFKNKGRDLETMRRQRNEVVVELRKNKRDEHLLKRRNVPHEDICEDSDIDGDFRVQNTSLEAIVQNASSDNQGIQLSAVQAARKLLSSDRNPPIDDLIKSGILPILVHCLERDDNPSLQFEAAWALTNIASGTSEQTQAVVQSNAVPLFLRLLHSPHQNVCEQAVWALGNIIGDGPQCRDYVISLGVVKPLLSFISPSIPITFLRNVTWVMVNLCRHKDPPPPMETIQEILPALCVLIHHTDVNILVDTVWALSYLTDAGNEQIQMVIDSGIVPHLVPLLSHQEVKVQTAALRAVGNIVTGTDEQTQVVLNCEALSHFPALLTHPKEKINKYLVEAGDSERLRNLVESPEEAVWFLSNITAGNQQQVQAVIDANLVPMIIHLLDKGDFGTQKEAAWAISNLTISGRKDQVAYLIQQNVIPPFCNLLTVKDAQVVQVVLDGLSNILKMAEEEAETIANLIEECGGLEKIEQLQNHENEDIYKLAYEIIDQFFSSDDIDEDPSLVPEAIQGGTFGFNSSANVPAEGFQF; from the exons ATGGCCGACAACGAGAAGCTGGACAACCAGCGCCTCAAGAACTTCAAGAACAAAGGCCGCGACCTGGAG ACTATGAGAAGACAAAGAAATGAAGTTGTTGTGGAGTTGAGAAAG AACAAAAGAGATGAACATCTCCTAAAGAGAAGGAATGTACCCCATGAAGATATCTGTGAGGATTCTGATATAGATGGGGACTTCAGAGTG CAAAACACTTCTTTGGAGGCAATAGTACAg aATGCTTCAAGTGACAACCAGGGTATTCAGTTAAGTGCTGTGCAGGCAGCAAG GAAGCTGCTGTCCAGTGACCGCAATCCACCCATTGATGACCTAATAAAATCAGGAATATTACCTATCTTAGTGCACTGTCTTGAGAGAGATGACAA tcCTTCCTTACAGTTTGAAGCTGCGTGGGCTCTGACAAACATTGCCTCTGGAACCTCGGAGCAAACCCAGGCTGTAGTTCAATCCA ATGCTGTGCCGCTTTTCCTGAGACTGCTGCATTCACCTCATCAAAATGTTTGTGAGCAAGCAGTGTGGGCTTTAGGAAATATCATAG GTGATGGACCCCAGTGTAGAGATTATGTCATTAGTCTTGGAGTAGTGAAGCCCCTGCTGTCCTTCATCAGCCCCTCCATCCCCATCACCTTCCTCAGGAACGTCACCTGGGTCATGGTCAACCTGTGCCGCCACAAAGACCCCCCTCCACCGATGGAAACCATCCAGGAG ATCCTGCCAGCGCTCTGTGTTTTAATTCACCACACGGATGTAAAT ATCTTGGTAGACACAGTCTGGGCACTCTCCTATCTCACGGATGCTGGCAACGAGCAGATCCAGATGGTGATCGACTCTGGGATTGTCCCTCACTTGGTTCCTCTCCTCAGCCACCAGGAGGTCAAAGTCCAG acGGCTGCGCTGAGAGCTGTGGGCAACATCGTCACCGGCACCGACGAGCAGACACAGGTGGTTCTCAACTGTGAAGCTCTCTCACATTTCCCAgcacttctgacacatcccaaagaaaaaattaataag TATTTGGTTGAAGCTGGTGACAGTGAAAGACTGAGGAATCTTGTGGAGTCTCCTGAG GAAGCAGTGTGGTTCCTATCTAACATCACTGCAGGAAACCAGCAGCAAGTCCAGGCAGTAATAGATGCAAACCTTGTTCCAATGATAATCCATCTTCTAGATAAG ggggattttgggactCAGAAGGAAGCTGCTTGGGCAATAAGCAACTTAACAATTAGTGGGAGAAAAGACCAG GTGGCTTACTTAATTCAACAAAATGTAATTCCTCCCTTTTGCAATTTGCTGACAGTAAAAGATGCACAAGTTGTGCAAGTGGTTCTGGATGGACTAagtaatatattaaaaatggcTGAAGAGGAAGCAGAAACCATAGCCAATCTTATAGAAGAGTGTGGAG GCCTGGAGAAAATTGAACAGCTACAAAACCATGAAAATGAAGACATCTACAAACTGGCTTATGAGATCATTGACCAGTTCTTCTCCTCAGATGAT ATTGATGAAGATCCAAGCCTTGTTCCAGAAGCAATCCAAGGCGGAACGTTTGGTTTCAATTCATCTGCCAATGTACCAGCAGAAGGGTTCCAGTTTTAG